One part of the Deltaproteobacteria bacterium RIFCSPHIGHO2_02_FULL_44_16 genome encodes these proteins:
- a CDS encoding inositol-3-phosphate synthase → MRQNVSTIAPAEGRLGILLVGLGAVSTTFIAGVEAIRNHGRKPIGSLTQMGTIRLGKRTEHRSPLVKDFVPLADLNDLVFGAWDIFPDNAYEAAKKAGVLRPHDLEELKEPLSKISPFKGAFEKTWVKKLDGTHTKQASTKRKLVEGLIADIKKFEDHNRVSRSVMVWCGSTEVFTAVKPVHQTLAAFEKGLDQNDPDISPSMLYAYAALSLGIPYANGAPNLTVDAPAIHELAEKNGVPISGKDFKTGQTLIKTILAPGFRARLLGLNGWFSTNILGNRDGEVLDDPGSFKSKEESKLSVLETILQPDLNPDLYGDMHHKVRIHYYPPRGDNKEGWDNIDIFGWMGYPMQIKVNFLCRDSILAAPLVLDLALFMDLAKRAKLKGIQEWLSFYYKSPMVAAGLYPEHNLFIQEMKLKNTLRYLMGEEQITHLGREYYET, encoded by the coding sequence ATGCGACAAAATGTATCGACGATTGCACCAGCAGAAGGACGTTTAGGCATCCTTTTAGTAGGTCTTGGCGCTGTCAGTACCACCTTTATAGCCGGGGTTGAAGCCATTCGGAATCATGGCCGAAAGCCAATCGGATCTTTAACCCAAATGGGGACCATTCGCCTTGGGAAAAGAACAGAACATCGCAGTCCTTTAGTCAAAGACTTTGTTCCTCTTGCCGATTTAAACGACCTTGTTTTTGGGGCATGGGATATTTTCCCTGATAATGCATATGAAGCTGCAAAAAAAGCCGGGGTTCTTCGTCCTCACGATTTAGAAGAACTCAAAGAACCTCTCTCGAAAATCTCTCCTTTTAAAGGAGCATTTGAAAAAACGTGGGTCAAAAAACTCGATGGGACGCATACCAAGCAAGCTTCGACCAAACGTAAACTGGTTGAGGGACTTATCGCAGACATCAAAAAATTTGAAGACCACAATCGTGTCTCACGTTCCGTCATGGTCTGGTGCGGATCGACCGAGGTCTTTACTGCTGTAAAGCCGGTGCATCAAACACTCGCTGCTTTTGAAAAAGGACTCGATCAAAATGATCCGGATATTTCTCCTTCTATGCTGTATGCTTATGCAGCTCTCTCATTAGGGATTCCTTATGCCAATGGAGCTCCGAACTTAACGGTCGATGCTCCCGCCATCCATGAGCTGGCAGAAAAAAATGGCGTTCCTATTTCGGGAAAAGATTTCAAAACAGGTCAAACGTTGATCAAAACGATTTTAGCGCCAGGATTTCGTGCCCGTTTATTAGGACTCAATGGTTGGTTCTCCACCAATATTTTAGGCAATCGAGATGGAGAAGTGTTGGACGATCCTGGTTCCTTCAAATCAAAAGAAGAGAGCAAGCTCTCTGTCTTAGAAACTATTTTGCAACCTGATCTCAATCCCGATCTCTATGGCGATATGCATCACAAAGTCCGCATTCATTACTATCCTCCACGAGGTGATAACAAAGAGGGATGGGACAACATCGATATCTTTGGATGGATGGGCTACCCGATGCAAATCAAGGTTAACTTTCTCTGCCGCGATTCCATTCTCGCAGCTCCTCTGGTTTTAGATTTGGCTCTTTTTATGGATCTCGCAAAACGAGCAAAGCTGAAAGGAATTCAGGAGTGGCTCTCCTTCTATTACAAATCTCCGATGGTTGCCGCTGGTCTCTATCCAGAGCACAATCTTTTCATTCAAGAAATGAAACTCAAAAATACGCTTCGCTATCTGATGGGTGAAGAGCAAATTACGCATTTGGGACGAGAATATTACGAAACCTAG